From one Streptomyces sp. ICC1 genomic stretch:
- a CDS encoding ATP-binding protein has translation MTTMSPDRTALRSLNAVAGARQTARAFLEALWHPAIAPECADSVVLVVSELMNNALRHGGGTYTLRLTAHPGSIEVAVDDPSAEPPRMRVPDLRDGTGGFGWHMVNDLALATVITPRAEGGKTVRALLPR, from the coding sequence ATGACCACGATGAGCCCCGACCGCACAGCCCTCCGCTCCCTGAACGCCGTCGCTGGAGCACGCCAGACCGCGCGGGCGTTTCTGGAGGCCCTCTGGCACCCGGCCATCGCTCCGGAGTGCGCCGACAGCGTGGTCCTGGTCGTCTCCGAGCTGATGAACAACGCCCTGCGTCACGGCGGCGGCACCTACACCCTGCGTCTGACCGCCCACCCCGGCAGCATCGAGGTCGCCGTCGACGATCCCAGCGCCGAACCGCCGCGCATGCGTGTCCCCGACCTGAGGGACGGGACCGGTGGATTCGGCTGGCACATGGTTAACGACCTCGCCCTCGCCACCGTCATCACACCCAGGGCCGAAGGCGGCAAGACCGTACGCGCCCTCCTCCCCCGCTAA